One genomic segment of Acinetobacter oleivorans DR1 includes these proteins:
- a CDS encoding LysR family transcriptional regulator, whose amino-acid sequence MQVSLQALKAFESAARLGSFKLAAEELSLTPTAISHHITNLESRLNVDLFHRQVRKITLTTTGERLAGAISEGFRKIEDALDEITVNGNVVRVASTSSLAAMLLIPSINEFYQLHPDISVEFSTGEALESHLYTLPIRYGDVSSVPAKDVLKYESFNVFGASKLALTKDASEPITLFTTEWKNKALPSPPLDTWLKVNGWDQKRVIIKKFDQEIFGIHEALSANGLVFCSATLTHRFIKANLLQEFKTKPIQSELCYYIPNKEDFKNRNARKFIEWVESLFNQ is encoded by the coding sequence ATGCAAGTCTCTTTGCAAGCACTTAAGGCATTTGAATCAGCCGCTCGATTGGGGAGTTTTAAATTGGCTGCTGAAGAACTTTCGCTAACACCAACTGCGATTTCACATCATATTACTAATTTAGAAAGCAGATTAAATGTTGATTTATTTCATCGACAAGTAAGAAAAATAACGCTTACAACCACCGGAGAGAGACTTGCTGGGGCAATTTCTGAAGGGTTTCGTAAAATTGAAGATGCATTAGATGAAATAACAGTAAATGGAAATGTAGTGAGAGTGGCTAGTACATCTTCACTCGCTGCAATGCTGTTAATTCCTTCTATAAATGAATTTTATCAATTGCACCCCGATATCTCAGTTGAATTCTCTACAGGCGAAGCTTTAGAAAGTCATTTATATACATTGCCTATTCGATATGGTGATGTATCTTCAGTACCAGCTAAAGATGTCCTTAAATATGAGTCTTTTAATGTATTTGGTGCATCTAAACTTGCTCTGACCAAAGATGCGAGTGAGCCAATAACGTTATTTACCACAGAATGGAAAAATAAAGCATTACCAAGTCCACCATTAGACACATGGCTTAAGGTGAATGGATGGGACCAAAAGAGGGTGATAATTAAGAAATTTGATCAGGAAATTTTTGGCATACATGAGGCTTTATCTGCCAATGGATTAGTATTTTGTTCTGCTACACTTACCCATAGGTTCATTAAGGCGAATCTTTTACAGGAGTTTAAAACCAAACCCATTCAATCCGAGCTGTGTTACTACATTCCAAATAAGGAAGATTTTAAAAATAGAAATGCGAGAAAATTTATTGAATGGGTAGAAAGTTTATTCAACCAGTAA
- a CDS encoding HIT family protein: MAYDDQNIFAKILRGELPAIKIYEDDQVLAFMDIMPQADGHTLVIPKTPAVTLLDLPPEAAAYTIQIVQKIAKAMEKAFNLEGIVLMQLSGAAAGQTVPHVHFHLIPTNVHQLGRHAVELGDQEKIKALAEKIKAAL, encoded by the coding sequence ATGGCATATGATGATCAAAATATCTTCGCAAAAATTTTACGTGGAGAACTTCCAGCGATAAAAATCTATGAAGATGATCAAGTTCTAGCTTTTATGGATATTATGCCTCAAGCCGATGGTCATACATTAGTTATTCCAAAAACACCAGCTGTAACGCTGCTTGATTTACCCCCAGAAGCAGCCGCATATACCATCCAAATTGTTCAGAAAATTGCGAAAGCAATGGAAAAAGCCTTCAATTTAGAAGGTATTGTTTTGATGCAACTTTCTGGAGCAGCGGCTGGACAAACTGTTCCACATGTTCATTTTCACCTTATTCCTACAAATGTGCATCAACTAGGAAGACATGCTGTAGAGTTAGGCGATCAAGAAAAAATTAAAGCTTTAGCTGAGAAAATTAAAGCAGCTCTTTGA
- a CDS encoding YidB family protein, whose product MTNLSNIVEVLAQQALGGNQQASGQGGLGGILGSVLGQMGGNTSSGAQGGLGGVLGSVLGQVTGNNNNAPQAGGGVQSLLIAVVPLILGWVQQQGGLQAALEKLKGAGLGNQVQSWVDPNQSNSEVPTQQLQSLFNPADIEQVAVQAQAPKEQVYSAIASVLPQVIDSLTPQGESTDHQEANQDIQNVMNLVSGFLK is encoded by the coding sequence ATGACAAATTTAAGCAACATTGTAGAAGTTTTGGCTCAGCAGGCTTTAGGTGGGAACCAGCAAGCATCAGGTCAAGGTGGTTTAGGTGGAATTTTAGGTTCAGTACTCGGACAAATGGGGGGCAATACTTCTTCTGGCGCACAAGGTGGTCTTGGAGGAGTACTAGGTTCTGTATTAGGTCAAGTGACTGGAAATAATAATAACGCACCTCAAGCAGGTGGTGGCGTACAAAGTTTATTAATTGCAGTTGTACCTTTAATCTTAGGTTGGGTTCAACAACAAGGTGGTTTGCAGGCTGCTTTAGAAAAGCTAAAAGGTGCAGGTTTAGGTAATCAAGTTCAAAGCTGGGTTGATCCAAATCAAAGTAATAGCGAAGTTCCTACTCAACAATTGCAGAGTTTATTTAATCCAGCTGACATTGAGCAAGTTGCTGTGCAAGCTCAAGCTCCAAAAGAGCAAGTTTACAGTGCAATTGCTTCAGTCTTACCTCAAGTCATTGACTCATTAACACCTCAGGGTGAAAGTACCGATCATCAAGAAGCGAACCAAGACATTCAAAACGTTATGAATCTTGTAAGTGGTTTCTTAAAGTAA
- the recR gene encoding recombination mediator RecR, with protein MFSDRFEQLVQALRILPSVGPKSAQRMALHLLMKNREGAFALAHALHEASSYIHECSVCHSLTEHEICDICASTEREDQLLCVVESPADVMAIEQSGSFRGKYHVLGGHLSPLDGIGPEEIGIPYLIQRLSQGKIEEVILATNATVEGQATAHYLVEATKHLPIQMTRIAQGVPQGGELEYVDSHTLSQAVHNRMRMK; from the coding sequence GTGTTTAGCGATAGATTTGAACAACTCGTTCAAGCTTTACGTATATTGCCTAGCGTTGGTCCGAAATCGGCTCAACGTATGGCATTACATCTTTTGATGAAAAATCGAGAAGGTGCGTTTGCATTAGCCCATGCTTTACATGAAGCTTCAAGTTATATTCATGAGTGCAGCGTTTGCCATTCTTTAACTGAACATGAAATTTGTGATATTTGCGCCTCAACTGAGCGAGAAGATCAACTATTGTGTGTGGTTGAATCACCAGCAGATGTAATGGCGATTGAGCAAAGCGGAAGTTTCCGTGGTAAATACCATGTTTTAGGTGGGCATCTATCACCTTTAGATGGTATTGGTCCAGAAGAAATTGGTATTCCTTATCTGATTCAGCGTTTAAGCCAAGGCAAAATTGAAGAAGTGATTCTGGCAACAAATGCGACTGTAGAGGGACAGGCAACCGCTCATTATTTGGTAGAAGCGACTAAGCATTTACCTATACAAATGACACGTATTGCTCAAGGTGTACCGCAAGGTGGTGAACTTGAGTATGTAGATAGCCATACCTTAAGTCAGGCAGTTCATAATCGTATGAGAATGAAATAA
- a CDS encoding alpha/beta fold hydrolase, which produces MKRLKSLVSEQSQIKHLSARLFHSKTLVLSQSTPFEVIGEFNQTRIRYYSATQKKFKEPLVFVAPLAINMAIYDLYPYRSLIKYFQNAGFDVYLVDWGRLKFKDRHLNFLSFIEDFIPKAIELVRAHSGSEQISLHGWSMAGIFVTLYAALNQPNYIKNLIVLGSPIDSYASGHIGKLYQTINHLISRNKKIQERIYSGLPKRLIHSPGILNSLGFKILDPKGWLDGHVQLLKNLDDLQFVQEHATLSNFLNNMIDYPGGINQDMLFNVWLQNPLKRGFIQLKDKKIELKNIDCSLLVGAGRSDQLVTADAASPLSQLTSSQDVTFTLIPGGHLGLMSSQASALEFWPKLAAWLAERSTQI; this is translated from the coding sequence ATGAAACGCTTAAAGTCCCTTGTCTCAGAACAAAGCCAAATCAAGCACCTTTCTGCCCGACTATTTCATTCAAAAACATTAGTACTATCTCAAAGCACCCCCTTTGAGGTGATTGGCGAATTCAATCAAACCCGTATTCGTTATTACTCAGCAACACAAAAAAAATTTAAAGAACCATTAGTTTTTGTTGCGCCACTCGCAATTAATATGGCGATTTATGATTTATATCCTTATCGTTCTCTTATTAAATACTTTCAAAATGCAGGTTTTGATGTCTATTTGGTCGATTGGGGACGCTTAAAGTTTAAAGATAGACACCTTAACTTTTTATCATTTATTGAAGATTTCATTCCTAAAGCAATAGAACTCGTTCGCGCACATTCAGGAAGTGAGCAAATCTCGCTCCATGGTTGGAGCATGGCAGGCATATTCGTGACTTTATATGCTGCTCTAAACCAACCCAACTACATTAAAAATTTAATTGTTCTTGGTAGTCCAATAGATAGTTATGCATCTGGCCATATTGGTAAGCTCTATCAAACCATAAATCATTTGATTAGTCGCAATAAGAAAATACAGGAACGTATTTACTCTGGATTGCCAAAACGCCTGATCCACAGTCCCGGAATTTTAAATTCATTAGGTTTCAAAATTCTTGATCCTAAAGGTTGGTTAGATGGACATGTGCAATTGCTAAAGAATCTTGATGACCTTCAATTTGTACAAGAGCATGCCACCCTAAGTAACTTTTTAAACAATATGATTGACTATCCGGGTGGCATTAATCAGGACATGTTGTTTAATGTCTGGCTACAAAATCCGCTAAAACGCGGCTTTATTCAGTTAAAAGATAAGAAAATCGAATTAAAAAATATAGATTGTTCCCTCTTAGTTGGCGCGGGTCGTAGTGATCAGTTAGTCACTGCTGACGCTGCTTCGCCATTAAGTCAATTGACAAGCAGTCAGGATGTCACGTTTACTCTCATCCCCGGTGGTCATTTAGGCCTAATGTCGAGTCAAGCAAGTGCTCTGGAGTTTTGGCCGAAACTGGCTGCATGGCTCGCCGAACGTTCAACACAAATTTAA
- a CDS encoding O-succinylhomoserine sulfhydrylase, which translates to MNQSDDLEYQLDTLAIRTGHTRSFEGEHGEPIFLTSSFVYENAEEAAAKFSGQVQGNIYSRFTNPTVSMFEKRLAALDGAERAVATSSGMGAILSVTMAYLKAGDHVICSRAVFGSVVALFEKYIAKFGVDITFVDLCDLDDWKNAVRPETKLLFVESPSNPLAEIADIQALANIAHANGALLAVDNSFCTPVLQQPLKFGADLVIYSATKYLDGQGRALGGAVVGNHQLLEEVFGVVRTLGPSMSPFNAWVFLKGLETLRLRMKAHCESAQILAEWLSTHEKVEKVYYAGLPTQEGHELAAKQQTGFGGIVSFVVKGEREGAWKVIDNTKFISITGNLGDVKSTITHPATTTHGKLSADAKAAAGIQEGLIRVSVGLEDINDIIRDISRGLDLI; encoded by the coding sequence ATGAACCAGTCTGATGATTTAGAATACCAACTTGATACTTTAGCCATTCGTACCGGACATACTCGTAGTTTTGAAGGTGAGCATGGCGAACCGATTTTTTTGACATCATCTTTTGTATATGAAAATGCAGAAGAAGCTGCAGCAAAATTTTCTGGTCAAGTTCAAGGAAATATCTATTCTCGTTTTACCAATCCGACTGTATCGATGTTCGAAAAACGTTTAGCAGCTTTAGATGGTGCTGAACGTGCTGTTGCGACAAGCTCAGGAATGGGCGCGATTTTGTCAGTTACTATGGCATATCTCAAAGCGGGTGATCATGTTATTTGCTCAAGAGCAGTTTTTGGTTCAGTTGTTGCTTTGTTTGAAAAATATATTGCCAAGTTTGGTGTAGATATTACATTTGTCGATTTATGTGATTTGGACGATTGGAAAAACGCAGTACGTCCAGAAACTAAACTTTTATTTGTTGAGTCGCCGTCTAATCCTCTAGCCGAGATTGCAGATATTCAAGCACTTGCAAATATTGCTCATGCGAATGGCGCATTACTTGCGGTTGATAACAGCTTCTGTACTCCTGTTTTACAGCAACCATTAAAGTTTGGGGCCGACCTTGTCATTTACTCTGCGACTAAATATTTAGATGGGCAAGGGCGCGCATTAGGTGGTGCTGTTGTCGGTAATCATCAGTTATTAGAAGAAGTTTTTGGTGTTGTCCGTACACTTGGACCATCAATGAGTCCATTTAATGCATGGGTTTTCTTAAAAGGCCTAGAAACTTTACGCTTACGTATGAAGGCACACTGTGAGAGTGCTCAAATTCTTGCAGAGTGGTTATCTACTCATGAAAAAGTAGAAAAAGTTTACTACGCTGGTTTACCAACCCAAGAAGGTCATGAACTTGCCGCTAAACAGCAAACTGGTTTTGGTGGGATTGTTTCTTTCGTTGTTAAAGGTGAACGTGAAGGTGCTTGGAAGGTTATTGATAATACTAAGTTTATTTCGATTACTGGTAACCTAGGTGATGTGAAATCAACAATTACCCATCCTGCAACGACTACACATGGCAAACTTTCTGCTGATGCAAAAGCTGCGGCCGGTATTCAAGAGGGTTTAATCCGTGTATCTGTGGGCTTAGAAGATATTAACGATATTATTCGTGATATCTCACGTGGTCTTGATCTGATTTAA
- a CDS encoding YbaB/EbfC family nucleoid-associated protein, translated as MNINMLMQQAQRMQKDMETNIKKAKEELAQTEVHAEAGGGLVKVTMTGRYLVKRIEINPELLQDEPDMIEDLIAAAVNDAVRQAEVISEEKMQKANSGMGLPPGLAGMF; from the coding sequence ATGAATATCAATATGCTCATGCAGCAAGCGCAGCGCATGCAAAAAGATATGGAAACAAATATAAAAAAGGCGAAAGAAGAGCTTGCTCAAACTGAAGTTCATGCAGAAGCTGGTGGCGGTTTGGTTAAAGTAACCATGACTGGGCGCTATCTTGTAAAACGTATCGAAATTAACCCTGAATTACTTCAAGATGAACCAGATATGATTGAAGATTTGATTGCTGCAGCGGTAAATGATGCTGTACGTCAAGCAGAAGTTATTTCTGAAGAAAAAATGCAAAAAGCGAATTCTGGTATGGGCTTGCCACCTGGCTTAGCGGGCATGTTCTAA
- a CDS encoding YARHG domain-containing protein, whose protein sequence is MNKFMVAVFTGVVSMAGLSVQAATPEQECQKLQDDYNLIYASKGFCFKDPDAKEKYGNENCHTTKPKFSDKEQQRLDAIKERQKELKCK, encoded by the coding sequence ATGAATAAATTTATGGTTGCAGTCTTTACTGGCGTGGTGAGCATGGCTGGTTTAAGCGTTCAAGCTGCAACGCCTGAGCAAGAATGTCAGAAATTGCAAGACGACTATAATTTGATTTATGCATCAAAAGGCTTTTGTTTTAAAGATCCTGATGCTAAAGAAAAATATGGTAATGAAAACTGTCATACGACAAAACCAAAGTTTTCTGACAAAGAGCAACAACGTCTTGATGCTATTAAAGAGCGTCAGAAAGAATTGAAATGTAAATAA
- a CDS encoding porin encodes MKKLLLAAAVATLSINAVQAAPTLYGKLNVSINQVDNKNFDGKSDVTEVNSNSSRIGVKGEEKLTDKLSAVYLAEWAISTDGSGSDSDLSARNRFIGLKTEGVGTLKVGKYDSYFKTAAGGNQDIFNDDTRLDITNIMYGENRLDNVVGFELDPKLLAGLTFNIMAQTGESTSDSKQGETGKDSKNDSFDSVSTALGYENKDLGLAVAAAGDFGIKGKYAAYGLKDVYTDAYRVTGSYDIAKSGFVVGALWQHAEPTDELTAYGQSYKSDGSIDKAGKAYRGLEEQAYAVTAAYKIPNTKLKVKAEYASAETQVSGQADRKIDLYGLGLDYQINKQARFYGIVAQQKRDWLNDDDKQTVVGTGIEYNF; translated from the coding sequence ATGAAGAAATTGCTACTCGCTGCCGCAGTTGCAACTTTGAGCATAAACGCGGTGCAAGCAGCGCCAACTTTGTATGGCAAACTAAATGTTTCTATTAACCAAGTTGATAATAAAAATTTCGATGGTAAAAGTGATGTTACCGAAGTTAACTCAAACTCTTCTCGCATTGGGGTAAAAGGCGAAGAGAAATTAACTGACAAGTTATCTGCTGTTTATTTAGCTGAATGGGCAATTTCTACTGATGGTTCAGGTTCTGATAGTGACCTTAGCGCTCGTAACCGTTTCATCGGTTTAAAAACTGAAGGTGTTGGTACCTTAAAAGTAGGTAAATACGACTCTTACTTTAAAACTGCTGCTGGTGGTAACCAAGACATCTTTAATGACGATACACGTTTAGATATTACCAATATCATGTACGGTGAAAACCGCTTAGATAACGTAGTTGGTTTTGAATTAGACCCTAAATTATTAGCTGGTTTAACTTTCAACATCATGGCTCAAACTGGTGAAAGCACCTCTGACAGCAAACAAGGTGAAACTGGTAAAGACAGCAAGAATGACAGCTTTGACTCTGTGTCTACTGCGCTTGGTTATGAAAACAAAGATCTTGGTTTAGCAGTAGCTGCCGCTGGTGACTTTGGTATTAAAGGTAAATATGCTGCTTACGGTTTGAAAGATGTTTATACAGATGCTTACCGTGTAACTGGTTCTTATGACATCGCAAAATCAGGTTTTGTGGTAGGTGCTTTATGGCAACATGCTGAACCTACTGATGAATTGACTGCATATGGTCAATCATATAAATCAGATGGTTCAATCGATAAAGCTGGTAAAGCTTACCGTGGTTTAGAGGAACAAGCATATGCAGTAACAGCTGCTTATAAAATTCCTAACACTAAACTTAAAGTGAAAGCAGAATATGCTTCAGCTGAAACACAAGTAAGTGGTCAAGCAGATCGTAAAATCGACTTGTATGGTTTAGGTCTTGACTACCAAATCAACAAGCAAGCTCGTTTCTATGGCATTGTTGCTCAACAAAAACGCGATTGGTTGAATGATGATGACAAGCAAACTGTTGTAGGTACAGGTATCGAATATAACTTCTAA
- a CDS encoding YcgL domain-containing protein, producing the protein MHCDIYRSSKKDEMYMYIARPNYPDDAEQADPFENVPEAVLQAFGRATFVMHLELAPTRKLARANVLHVLDSLQTKGFFIQMPPEGLINPNAVEPEGLRGA; encoded by the coding sequence ATGCACTGTGATATTTATAGATCGAGCAAAAAAGATGAAATGTACATGTATATTGCTCGTCCAAACTATCCTGACGATGCGGAACAAGCTGATCCGTTTGAAAATGTTCCTGAAGCTGTTTTACAAGCGTTTGGTCGTGCAACGTTTGTCATGCATTTAGAATTAGCTCCAACACGTAAATTGGCGCGTGCTAATGTTTTACATGTTTTAGACTCATTACAAACAAAAGGTTTCTTTATTCAGATGCCACCAGAAGGGTTAATTAACCCAAATGCGGTTGAACCAGAGGGCTTACGTGGTGCGTGA
- a CDS encoding AAA family ATPase, which produces MSADTQHFTGTDQYIATDSLKLAVKAARALQKPLLIKGEPGTGKTLLAEQVAQSLGLKLITWHIKSTTKAQQGLYEYDAVSRLRDSQLGDDRVYDIKNYIKPGKLWEAFTSEERCVLLIDEIDKADIEFPNDLLHELDKMSFYVYETNETITATQRPIVIITSNNEKELPDAFLRRCFFHYIEFPDEATMREIIAVHFPNISATLVNEALQVFFKLREIPNLKKPPSTSELIDWLSLLMADDMPEDVLRNRDTSKAIPPLYGALIKNEQDVQLLERLAFMSRR; this is translated from the coding sequence ATGTCTGCTGATACCCAACATTTTACCGGTACAGATCAATATATCGCGACTGATAGCCTTAAGCTCGCTGTAAAAGCAGCTCGTGCTTTACAAAAGCCTTTACTAATTAAGGGTGAACCTGGCACGGGTAAAACTTTACTTGCTGAACAAGTAGCACAAAGTTTGGGTTTAAAACTGATCACTTGGCATATCAAATCGACAACCAAAGCGCAGCAAGGGTTGTATGAATATGATGCGGTTTCTCGTTTACGAGACAGCCAGTTGGGTGATGATCGAGTTTACGATATTAAGAACTATATTAAACCCGGTAAACTGTGGGAAGCTTTCACGAGTGAAGAGCGTTGTGTTTTGTTAATTGATGAAATTGACAAAGCCGATATCGAGTTTCCAAATGACTTGCTGCATGAACTCGATAAAATGTCTTTTTATGTTTATGAAACCAATGAAACAATTACGGCAACACAGCGCCCAATTGTAATTATTACTTCGAATAATGAAAAAGAATTGCCAGATGCTTTCTTGCGTCGTTGTTTTTTTCATTACATTGAGTTTCCAGATGAAGCTACAATGCGAGAAATCATTGCTGTTCATTTCCCAAATATCTCTGCAACACTAGTAAACGAAGCTTTACAGGTTTTCTTTAAACTACGTGAAATCCCTAATTTGAAGAAACCACCATCAACCTCTGAGTTAATTGATTGGTTAAGCTTGCTCATGGCAGATGATATGCCAGAAGATGTATTACGCAATCGAGATACATCAAAAGCGATTCCACCTTTATATGGTGCACTGATCAAAAACGAGCAGGATGTGCAACTCCTCGAACGTTTGGCTTTTATGTCTCGACGTTAA
- a CDS encoding NAD(P)-dependent oxidoreductase, which translates to MSQSVAFIGLGAMGYRMAAHLPKHFDTVYVWNRNFEKAKQHAADYGTQAVSLEQAVQADIIFSCLPTSTDVETLISSVEIKSGAIWIDCTSGVPDSARALASSLKQLNVDFLDAPVSGQTVGAENATLTVMVGGDVAAFEHALPALQAVGKLIKHVGESGAGFAVKAVNNMLLAVNLWSVAEGFSALKAHGVSLNEALECINASSGKSLVTETIFPQRVLSREFPVTFGLPLLAKDTGIALDLVKQAKLPAPLLSLTQSLIQAAHLTAEDNSDFSAAVKMYEAWTKITLE; encoded by the coding sequence ATGAGTCAATCTGTTGCATTTATTGGTTTGGGTGCAATGGGCTACCGTATGGCAGCGCATTTACCAAAACACTTCGATACTGTCTATGTATGGAATCGAAATTTTGAAAAAGCCAAACAACATGCAGCAGACTATGGCACTCAGGCTGTCTCATTAGAGCAAGCTGTACAAGCAGATATTATCTTTTCATGCTTACCGACAAGTACTGATGTAGAAACGCTTATTAGTAGTGTAGAAATTAAATCTGGAGCAATCTGGATAGACTGTACCAGCGGGGTTCCTGACTCTGCCCGCGCCTTAGCCAGCTCATTAAAGCAATTAAATGTTGATTTTCTGGATGCTCCAGTAAGCGGTCAAACCGTAGGAGCTGAAAACGCAACTTTGACTGTAATGGTGGGTGGTGATGTAGCAGCTTTCGAACACGCATTACCAGCTCTACAAGCGGTAGGAAAATTAATTAAACATGTCGGTGAGTCTGGCGCTGGATTTGCAGTAAAAGCAGTTAATAATATGCTACTTGCGGTCAACCTTTGGTCTGTTGCAGAAGGTTTCAGTGCTTTAAAAGCGCATGGGGTAAGTTTGAACGAAGCTTTAGAATGTATTAACGCTTCAAGTGGTAAAAGTCTGGTAACAGAAACTATCTTCCCACAGCGTGTATTGAGTCGTGAATTTCCAGTAACCTTTGGCTTACCTCTTCTTGCCAAAGACACAGGAATTGCTTTGGATTTAGTCAAGCAAGCAAAGCTTCCTGCCCCACTTTTGTCATTAACACAAAGTTTAATCCAAGCTGCTCATTTAACTGCTGAAGACAACAGTGACTTCTCTGCGGCAGTTAAAATGTATGAAGCGTGGACAAAGATTACATTAGAGTAA
- a CDS encoding ribonuclease D, translating to MFQFIQQQTDLVDVLQKMDQCSIYGLDTEFIKVDTLWPKLGVCQVNVNGDVYLLDGVSLDLSQFWKKIFLAQQNIFHACGEDIDLIYHYADQEDLLNVFDTQVGLSFLGHGLQVSYQGALKLCLDIDIEKDQTRSDWLARPLSPQQLCYAANDVLYIMKLAHHIQEQLKQKGLYDYVLEDCSSLTKEIISETPTEFLYTDVGNYRHSRRQLMQLQNLSEWREYIVKATNQPRSFILRNSTMIDMVEKNPRNSFQLSQVKDICPNVVREYGKTILELLKDLPIESEWPTRIAKPFKVTSKETLRKMDMVLAHAISETSIPKEVLLRKKWLNAIHQHVLSQGDEQDLPDYLLGWRYELLTQPLIQLFQEEKQSLSI from the coding sequence ATGTTTCAGTTTATCCAACAGCAAACCGATTTGGTTGATGTTCTTCAAAAAATGGATCAATGTTCGATATATGGACTTGATACAGAATTTATTAAGGTTGACACACTCTGGCCTAAACTTGGAGTATGCCAAGTTAATGTAAATGGCGATGTCTATCTGTTGGATGGTGTTTCATTAGATCTAAGTCAGTTTTGGAAAAAAATATTTCTCGCTCAGCAGAACATTTTTCATGCATGCGGGGAAGACATTGATTTAATCTATCATTACGCTGATCAAGAAGATCTGCTTAATGTGTTTGATACTCAAGTGGGGCTTTCTTTCTTGGGCCATGGGCTGCAAGTAAGTTACCAAGGTGCGTTGAAGCTTTGCCTCGACATTGATATTGAAAAAGATCAAACAAGATCTGATTGGTTAGCTCGACCTTTATCGCCTCAGCAACTTTGTTATGCGGCAAATGATGTTCTATATATAATGAAGTTAGCTCACCATATTCAAGAACAGCTTAAGCAGAAAGGGCTTTATGATTACGTTCTTGAAGATTGTAGTAGTTTAACTAAAGAAATTATTAGTGAAACACCGACAGAGTTTCTTTATACCGATGTTGGTAATTATCGTCATTCGCGCCGTCAATTGATGCAACTGCAAAATTTAAGTGAATGGCGCGAATACATTGTTAAAGCAACGAATCAGCCACGCAGTTTTATTCTTAGAAACTCGACCATGATTGATATGGTTGAAAAGAATCCACGTAATAGTTTTCAACTCTCGCAAGTTAAAGATATTTGCCCAAATGTAGTTCGTGAATATGGAAAAACTATTTTAGAATTACTTAAAGATTTACCGATTGAAAGTGAATGGCCAACAAGAATTGCCAAACCTTTTAAAGTAACATCTAAAGAAACTTTGCGTAAAATGGATATGGTACTTGCCCATGCAATAAGTGAGACGTCTATTCCTAAAGAAGTATTGCTTAGAAAGAAATGGCTAAATGCAATTCATCAACATGTTCTTTCTCAAGGGGATGAACAAGATTTGCCTGATTATCTTTTGGGTTGGCGTTACGAGCTATTAACTCAACCATTAATTCAGTTATTTCAAGAAGAAAAACAAAGTCTATCCATTTAA
- a CDS encoding FMN-dependent NADH-azoreductase, with amino-acid sequence MMSKILHIDASVRAAINPNPNHNSISKNIASRLVSSWKKQLAIDEYIYRDVGMNPPPFITQDWIDAVFTPENKRTQAQCNVLSISDQLIAEVSSSDIILISSPMYNYGMPAQLKAWFDQIIRINKTFDFDLARGDFPLQPLLYGKILIIITSSGEFGFEKEGIRHHMNHLIPHLRTLSKYLGVEKVYEIASEYQEFGDARHLKSLENAFQKAEKLVAELSASYTESS; translated from the coding sequence ATGATGAGTAAAATATTACATATAGATGCTAGTGTAAGAGCTGCGATTAACCCCAATCCAAACCATAATTCGATTTCTAAAAATATTGCCAGCCGATTGGTCAGCTCATGGAAAAAGCAACTGGCTATAGATGAGTATATCTATCGTGATGTAGGAATGAATCCGCCACCATTTATTACTCAAGACTGGATTGATGCTGTATTCACACCTGAAAATAAAAGAACTCAAGCTCAATGTAATGTTTTATCTATATCAGATCAGTTAATAGCGGAAGTTTCGAGTTCAGATATCATTTTAATTTCTTCCCCTATGTACAATTATGGTATGCCTGCTCAACTTAAAGCATGGTTTGACCAAATTATTCGGATTAATAAAACATTTGATTTTGACCTTGCTCGAGGAGACTTTCCTTTACAACCGCTTCTATATGGAAAAATTTTAATCATTATCACCTCTAGTGGAGAGTTTGGTTTTGAGAAAGAAGGCATCCGCCATCACATGAATCATCTGATACCTCACCTTCGCACGCTCAGCAAATATTTAGGCGTAGAGAAAGTTTATGAAATTGCTTCAGAATATCAAGAATTTGGAGATGCACGACATCTAAAATCTTTAGAAAATGCTTTTCAAAAAGCAGAGAAACTCGTAGCTGAACTTTCCGCTTCATATACAGAAAGTTCGTAA